One segment of Nostoc flagelliforme CCNUN1 DNA contains the following:
- a CDS encoding nucleoside triphosphate pyrophosphohydrolase family protein, producing MHFSEYQTQALNTDQIPAVEGTELIIPLLGLVGEVGSLMTEYKKHLRDGDAHKLFKEGIAEELGDMLWYISNLASKFNLNLEEIAKDNLKKCSDRWGWRDLAQIDDKATSYIFDNDFPEHESLPRQFEVEITEVSKDNSIKMKAFINKQQIGNDLTDNSYKSDGYRFHDVFHFSYAAVLGWSVITRSMLKRKRKSNSSIDEVEDGGRAVAIEEGISALVFSYAKNHGFLEGVSTLDYQLLKTIKNMTSHLEVSQCSLGDWEKAILMGYDVWRQVEKNRGGRVVVDLDARLITYLEKSSLCSASVEIKH from the coding sequence ATGCATTTTTCTGAATATCAAACACAAGCACTGAATACAGACCAAATTCCTGCTGTCGAAGGTACTGAACTAATCATACCGCTACTAGGTTTAGTTGGTGAAGTTGGTTCTTTGATGACTGAATATAAAAAACATTTACGCGACGGTGATGCACACAAATTATTTAAAGAAGGCATCGCGGAAGAATTGGGAGATATGCTTTGGTATATTTCAAATTTGGCAAGCAAATTTAACCTTAATTTGGAAGAAATTGCCAAAGATAATTTGAAAAAGTGCAGTGACCGTTGGGGATGGAGAGATTTAGCACAAATAGATGATAAAGCTACAAGTTACATATTCGACAATGACTTTCCCGAACATGAAAGTTTACCACGACAGTTTGAAGTAGAAATTACGGAGGTAAGCAAAGATAACTCAATCAAAATGAAGGCATTTATCAACAAACAACAAATTGGAAATGACCTCACCGATAATTCCTATAAAAGTGATGGCTACCGCTTTCATGATGTTTTCCATTTTTCCTACGCCGCAGTCTTAGGTTGGTCAGTTATTACTCGTAGTATGCTTAAACGTAAGCGCAAGAGTAATTCTAGTATTGACGAAGTTGAAGACGGCGGCCGTGCAGTAGCAATTGAGGAAGGTATATCAGCACTCGTATTTAGCTATGCCAAAAATCATGGTTTCTTAGAAGGCGTTTCAACATTAGATTACCAACTATTGAAGACTATCAAAAATATGACATCCCATTTAGAAGTTTCTCAATGTTCGCTGGGTGATTGGGAGAAGGCGATTCTGATGGGCTATGATGTCTGGCGACAGGTAGAGAAAAATCGGGGAGGAAGGGTAGTTGTTGACCTTGATGCACGCTTGATAACCTATTTAGAAAAGTCTAGCCTGTGTTCAGCCTCCGTGGAGATAAAACATTAA
- a CDS encoding Uma2 family endonuclease produces the protein MSEPATLEIISDNISEDEVIFPPGDILSDEPPLESDLHRDQIDLLIRILKLWWRERQDFYASGNLTIYYSPNQKKSEHFRGPDFFVVLGTQKKDRKSWVVWQEDGKYPNLIVEILSSSTTAVDKGLKKQVYQDTFRTPDYFWFDSVTMELQGFHLVDGKYQEIQVTTDGRLWSQQLELYLGVYEGKLRLFTTENQLILSSEELAGQERLRAEQAEKRAQQAEERAQQAEQEIARLREALRTQGIDLENI, from the coding sequence ATGTCTGAACCTGCTACTCTAGAAATCATCTCTGATAATATTTCAGAAGACGAAGTGATTTTTCCTCCTGGTGATATACTTAGTGACGAACCACCCTTGGAAAGTGACTTACACCGCGACCAAATCGATTTGCTGATTCGCATCCTTAAATTGTGGTGGCGAGAAAGGCAAGACTTTTATGCTTCTGGCAATTTGACGATTTATTACAGTCCTAACCAGAAAAAATCAGAACATTTCCGTGGGCCAGACTTTTTTGTAGTTTTGGGAACTCAGAAAAAAGACCGTAAGAGTTGGGTAGTTTGGCAAGAAGACGGCAAATATCCAAACCTAATTGTGGAAATTTTGTCAAGTTCAACCACAGCAGTTGATAAAGGTTTAAAAAAACAAGTTTATCAAGATACCTTCCGTACACCAGATTATTTCTGGTTTGACTCTGTAACAATGGAACTTCAAGGGTTTCATCTAGTTGATGGGAAGTATCAAGAAATTCAAGTGACTACTGATGGACGTTTGTGGAGTCAGCAGTTAGAACTTTATTTAGGAGTTTATGAAGGTAAATTAAGATTATTCACTACTGAAAATCAATTAATACTATCATCAGAAGAATTGGCTGGACAAGAACGTTTACGTGCCGAGCAGGCAGAAAAACGCGCCCAACAAGCAGAAGAACGCGCCCAACAGGCAGAACAAGAAATTGCTCGACTGCGGGAGGCTTTACGTACACAGGGCATCGACCTAGAGAATATTTAA
- the ndk gene encoding nucleoside-diphosphate kinase, which translates to MERTFLAIKPDGVQRGLVGEIIRRFETKGFTLVGLKFLKVSRELAQQHYDVHRERPFFTGLVEFIISSPVVAMVWEGDGVVASARKIIGATNPLTSEPGTIRGDFGINIGRNLIHGSDAPETAQKEIALWFKDEELVNWQPHLTPWLHE; encoded by the coding sequence TTGGAACGTACATTCTTAGCAATTAAGCCAGATGGAGTACAACGGGGATTAGTGGGGGAAATTATCCGTCGCTTTGAAACTAAAGGTTTTACCCTAGTTGGTTTAAAGTTCCTGAAAGTTAGTCGGGAATTGGCACAACAACACTATGATGTTCACCGGGAACGTCCCTTTTTTACTGGTCTAGTGGAATTTATCATTTCTAGCCCAGTGGTGGCGATGGTATGGGAAGGTGATGGTGTTGTTGCATCTGCCAGAAAGATTATTGGTGCGACAAACCCCTTAACATCAGAGCCAGGAACGATTCGCGGCGATTTTGGCATAAATATTGGTCGTAACTTAATCCACGGTTCTGATGCTCCAGAAACCGCGCAAAAGGAAATAGCCCTATGGTTTAAGGATGAAGAATTAGTCAATTGGCAACCACACTTAACACCTTGGTTGCACGAGTAA
- a CDS encoding DUF4365 domain-containing protein yields MKTTAPWYIERRAESLAIVYLTRRDDLIISQPTPNQGLDFLITITKDGVYTGRLFGIEVKATDSTSNLKKHNDIFKLDKNRLSILLENFKDLPFPVCLFFFILETDQGYYKWILEPKIDGEKQVKLHFNEDDELKKLDDKEIANIISSINSWYDHRNNT; encoded by the coding sequence ATGAAAACCACAGCACCTTGGTATATTGAAAGACGGGCAGAATCTCTTGCCATTGTTTACTTAACTCGTCGTGATGACTTGATTATTTCTCAGCCAACACCAAATCAAGGATTAGACTTTTTAATCACAATTACCAAAGATGGAGTTTATACTGGAAGACTCTTTGGTATTGAGGTAAAAGCAACAGATTCTACATCGAATTTAAAGAAGCATAATGATATTTTCAAGTTAGACAAAAATAGGTTAAGTATACTACTAGAAAATTTTAAAGATTTACCATTCCCCGTTTGTCTATTTTTCTTTATTTTAGAAACCGATCAAGGTTATTATAAATGGATTTTAGAACCTAAAATAGATGGAGAAAAGCAAGTTAAATTGCACTTTAACGAAGATGATGAACTGAAAAAACTTGATGACAAAGAAATAGCTAATATTATTTCAAGTATAAATAGTTGGTATGACCATAGAAATAATACATGA
- a CDS encoding nucleotide kinase domain-containing protein, which translates to MQVRQKIFDTYWRFAAMRQEVFFNKINNVPPPWTSDPIINTYKFCNAYRASDRVSQYLIKKVIYDQNRSQNEEEVILRILLFKIFNKIETWEYLENKIGDYITLSNFDLNVYSDILQEAMNLGYVIYTSAYMSCASKEFGYDKKHQNHLALIDKMVVQDRVVNRIVKAKKFEDVFQLIQEYPLLGKFMAYQLATDINYSEIINFDENSFTIAGPGAERGISKCFLDTDGKTYTDIIHWMTENQEKEFQRLGLNFQSLWGRPLQAIDCQNLFCETDKYCRAAFPELKSNRKKIKSKFTSTPQAIDYFYPPKWRINDQVKESLANRLPPLEIFDFQQLDNHCQQLSLELDSLVKNTPEISDSLSKQLKKHEQKTQSKKSKALQNEETEKPQQLCLF; encoded by the coding sequence ATGCAAGTAAGACAAAAAATTTTTGATACCTATTGGCGATTCGCTGCTATGCGCCAGGAAGTATTTTTCAACAAAATTAACAACGTACCACCACCGTGGACGAGTGACCCGATCATTAATACTTATAAATTTTGTAATGCATATCGAGCAAGCGATCGCGTTTCACAATATCTGATCAAAAAGGTAATTTACGATCAGAATAGGAGCCAGAATGAAGAAGAAGTAATTTTACGGATTCTACTATTTAAAATTTTTAATAAAATAGAAACATGGGAATACTTAGAAAACAAAATAGGAGACTATATTACACTGTCTAATTTCGACTTAAATGTGTACTCAGATATATTACAAGAGGCTATGAATCTTGGATATGTCATTTATACCAGTGCATATATGTCTTGTGCCAGCAAAGAGTTTGGTTATGATAAAAAACACCAGAATCATTTGGCATTAATCGACAAAATGGTTGTCCAAGATAGAGTAGTCAATCGCATAGTCAAAGCTAAAAAATTTGAAGACGTTTTTCAGCTTATTCAAGAATATCCATTGCTAGGTAAGTTTATGGCTTATCAATTAGCGACAGATATTAATTATAGTGAGATTATCAACTTTGACGAAAACAGTTTTACTATAGCAGGTCCAGGAGCCGAACGTGGTATTAGCAAGTGTTTCCTTGATACAGATGGTAAAACATATACTGATATAATTCATTGGATGACTGAAAACCAAGAAAAAGAGTTTCAGCGTTTGGGGTTAAATTTTCAATCACTCTGGGGTCGTCCACTACAGGCTATAGACTGTCAAAATCTTTTTTGTGAAACTGATAAATACTGCCGAGCAGCATTTCCCGAATTGAAAAGTAATCGCAAAAAAATCAAATCAAAATTTACTTCAACGCCTCAAGCAATTGATTATTTTTATCCACCCAAATGGCGTATTAACGATCAAGTTAAAGAAAGTTTAGCAAATAGATTACCACCATTAGAGATTTTTGATTTTCAACAATTAGATAATCATTGTCAGCAATTATCTTTGGAGTTAGATTCTTTGGTAAAAAATACACCTGAAATTTCAGATAGTTTATCAAAACAGCTTAAAAAACATGAGCAAAAGACTCAGAGTAAAAAATCCAAAGCTTTGCAAAATGAAGAGACAGAGAAGCCTCAACAGTTGTGTCTGTTTTAA
- a CDS encoding DUF1643 domain-containing protein, giving the protein MKNKKEHNNMEKYAEFDDEINRTYRYLLRRKWDKNLPQVTFVMLNPSDADENKDDPTLDKCIKFAQNENKYGSLEVVNLFAYIATKPGKLKKADDPVGQKNDLCILSATKRADLIILAWGAWLGNVSARKYPSIKNRAEAVLNLISGQKTLHCLKLTEKEYPLGLTKQKFPRHPLYLRDSTKPIVFPFNIER; this is encoded by the coding sequence ATGAAGAATAAAAAAGAGCATAATAATATGGAAAAATATGCTGAATTTGACGATGAAATTAATAGAACTTATCGCTACTTATTAAGACGTAAATGGGATAAAAATTTACCTCAAGTTACCTTTGTGATGCTTAACCCAAGTGACGCTGATGAAAATAAAGATGATCCCACTCTTGATAAGTGTATTAAGTTTGCTCAAAATGAGAATAAATATGGTTCTCTAGAAGTGGTTAATCTATTCGCTTATATTGCTACAAAACCTGGTAAGCTTAAAAAAGCAGATGATCCGGTGGGACAAAAAAATGACCTTTGTATTCTATCAGCAACAAAACGCGCTGACTTAATTATTTTAGCGTGGGGAGCGTGGCTTGGTAATGTGAGTGCGAGGAAGTATCCCAGTATTAAGAACCGTGCGGAAGCAGTGCTAAATCTAATTTCTGGTCAAAAAACTCTTCATTGTCTAAAGCTAACAGAGAAAGAATATCCATTAGGTCTAACAAAGCAAAAATTTCCACGCCACCCACTATATCTTAGAGATAGTACAAAACCAATTGTTTTTCCTTTTAACATAGAAAGATAA
- a CDS encoding tetratricopeptide repeat protein yields the protein MNVKRKLKSAFVQSFSGMMLSIITVIGLSPLVLAVPAKVSLDSSEQYAQRQPQKLAQFSDTGPSQRSQMLQQANALFNQGELTGAEENLRKFIKQFPDDAFGHFQLGNVLFRQKKSEEAITSYKEAIRLQPKYALAYNAIGMVYASETRWEEAITAYKKALEINPNYGEGLTNFALALWQTNKKDEALSSLEKALNIFKEQNRGEKVNQVERILKEIKTADDPSVS from the coding sequence ATGAACGTAAAGCGCAAACTGAAATCAGCATTTGTTCAATCTTTTAGCGGCATGATGCTGAGTATCATCACTGTAATTGGTCTATCACCATTAGTGTTAGCGGTTCCTGCAAAAGTTTCTTTGGATTCGTCTGAACAGTATGCACAGAGACAACCACAAAAACTAGCACAGTTTTCAGACACAGGGCCATCACAGCGATCGCAGATGCTGCAACAAGCTAATGCTTTATTTAATCAGGGAGAGTTGACAGGTGCAGAGGAAAATTTACGCAAATTCATCAAACAATTCCCAGACGATGCCTTCGGACACTTTCAACTAGGAAATGTGCTTTTTCGGCAAAAGAAATCAGAAGAAGCAATTACCTCTTATAAAGAAGCCATTCGCCTCCAGCCAAAATACGCTCTAGCTTACAATGCGATCGGTATGGTTTACGCAAGCGAAACTCGCTGGGAAGAAGCCATTACTGCATATAAAAAAGCTCTAGAAATTAATCCTAATTATGGCGAGGGACTGACTAACTTTGCATTGGCATTGTGGCAAACAAATAAAAAAGATGAGGCGTTATCTTCTTTAGAAAAAGCTTTAAATATTTTCAAAGAACAGAATAGAGGTGAAAAAGTTAACCAAGTAGAACGGATTCTGAAAGAGATCAAAACTGCTGATGATCCTAGTGTTTCATGA
- a CDS encoding TerC family protein, translated as MLDRIFDYLDFHFSLEALIVLLILVLLEALLSADNAIALAAIAKGLEDKELERRALNFGLVVAYVLRISLILTATWVQQFWQFELLGAAYLLWLVFQHFTSEETKDDHHHGPRFNSLLQAIPVIAFTDLAFSLDSVTTAIAVSQEKWLVLTGATIGIITLRFMAGLFIRWLDEYENLEDAGYVTVALVGLRLLLKVVNDSFVPPEWIMIAAIFLILGWGFSKRVGTELPQVEPEKSEVSK; from the coding sequence ATGCTAGACCGAATTTTTGATTACCTCGACTTTCACTTCAGCCTTGAAGCCCTTATAGTTCTGCTGATCCTGGTGCTTTTAGAGGCGCTGTTATCTGCCGACAATGCCATCGCCCTGGCTGCGATCGCAAAAGGATTGGAAGACAAGGAACTTGAGCGTAGAGCTTTGAACTTTGGTTTAGTCGTTGCTTATGTGCTACGAATCAGCCTGATTCTCACTGCCACTTGGGTGCAACAATTCTGGCAATTTGAATTATTGGGCGCTGCTTATCTGCTGTGGTTGGTATTCCAACACTTTACCTCGGAAGAAACCAAGGACGATCACCATCACGGGCCGCGTTTTAATTCATTGTTGCAAGCAATACCCGTGATTGCATTTACAGATTTGGCATTTTCTTTGGATAGCGTGACAACTGCGATCGCAGTTTCTCAAGAAAAATGGCTAGTGCTGACGGGTGCAACAATTGGTATTATTACGCTGCGATTTATGGCGGGATTATTTATCCGTTGGCTAGACGAATATGAAAACCTAGAAGACGCAGGCTATGTAACTGTAGCGTTGGTAGGCTTGCGCTTGTTGTTGAAAGTGGTGAACGATAGTTTTGTTCCACCAGAATGGATCATGATTGCTGCCATCTTCCTGATTTTAGGCTGGGGATTTTCCAAGCGTGTTGGTACTGAATTACCCCAAGTAGAACCAGAAAAGAGCGAAGTCTCTAAATAA
- a CDS encoding DUF433 domain-containing protein: MNDTLLQRITHNPDICHGKPCIRGLRYPIEFILELLSSGMSTEEVLKDYDDLESKDILAILLFAAQLCQVKSIDRIAS; the protein is encoded by the coding sequence ATGAATGACACACTTCTACAACGCATTACTCATAATCCAGATATCTGCCACGGTAAACCCTGTATTCGAGGACTTCGTTATCCAATTGAGTTTATTTTGGAATTGCTCAGTTCTGGTATGAGTACTGAAGAAGTATTGAAAGATTATGACGATTTAGAATCTAAAGATATTTTGGCTATCTTGTTATTTGCTGCTCAACTGTGCCAAGTCAAAAGCATTGATCGAATTGCCTCATGA
- a CDS encoding dCTP deaminase domain-containing protein, protein MSFWSSQTLSSRLPSLIEPFNGDQIQSASYELCLGEEVYISALPDTPLKERKKIILSDKETVPIPPGQFAFLITSETVKIPNNALAFISIKFKFKSKGLINVSGLHVDPGYSGKLIFAVYNAGPLHLHIGRGEKVFSIWYADLDKDDDKPRKKLGYDLIPTDLMNSPDSVASLPSLVKRLDDLEKKVENYSIKQTLILTITIGVLLSFAKSIVDIFIQPLLNMIKSSLVIY, encoded by the coding sequence ATGAGTTTTTGGTCATCACAAACTTTGAGTTCTCGTCTTCCCAGTTTAATTGAACCATTTAATGGGGATCAAATTCAGTCTGCATCATACGAATTGTGCTTAGGAGAAGAAGTTTATATTTCAGCCCTTCCTGATACACCTCTGAAAGAACGAAAAAAAATTATTCTTAGTGATAAAGAAACTGTTCCTATCCCTCCAGGACAGTTTGCATTTCTGATAACTTCTGAAACAGTCAAAATTCCTAATAATGCACTTGCATTTATTTCGATTAAATTTAAATTTAAGTCAAAGGGGCTGATTAATGTTTCAGGTCTTCATGTCGATCCTGGCTATAGCGGTAAACTAATTTTTGCTGTTTATAATGCTGGGCCTCTTCACCTTCATATAGGAAGAGGTGAGAAAGTTTTTTCTATATGGTATGCAGACTTAGATAAAGATGATGACAAGCCACGAAAGAAGCTAGGTTATGATTTAATTCCCACTGATTTAATGAATAGTCCTGATTCAGTTGCTTCTCTTCCTTCTTTGGTAAAACGTTTGGATGATCTGGAGAAAAAAGTAGAGAATTATTCTATTAAACAGACTTTAATATTGACGATTACTATTGGAGTTTTACTTAGTTTTGCAAAGTCAATAGTGGATATATTTATACAGCCATTACTCAATATGATTAAATCTTCTCTTGTCATCTATTAA
- a CDS encoding restriction endonuclease subunit R has product MPLIVEASSLSLNDVHRFLKLEELSNGSFTDFLTLEPLSELEQQDLLRIRNDFRRYLSAGKISEGLVKFITIAPLMQLSGFYDVPIRLTMEDSIAIAVEDEDRRITGRMDILAINSPQSNIAPPFWVLVIETKNSSVNVIEGLPQLLTYAFKSLDQQPSVWGLVTNGQLYQFVYLRHDNQSTYELMPLLNLSQSPDAIELLQVFKAICKLPNFQ; this is encoded by the coding sequence ATGCCCCTCATTGTCGAAGCCAGCAGCTTATCTCTCAACGATGTTCATCGCTTTCTCAAATTAGAAGAACTTTCCAATGGTTCATTCACAGACTTCTTAACTCTAGAACCACTCTCTGAGTTAGAACAGCAGGATTTATTGCGAATCAGAAATGACTTCCGTCGCTATTTAAGCGCAGGTAAAATTTCTGAAGGCTTGGTTAAATTTATAACGATCGCACCATTAATGCAGCTCTCAGGATTCTACGATGTGCCGATTCGGTTGACAATGGAAGATAGCATTGCGATCGCAGTCGAAGATGAAGACAGAAGAATTACCGGGCGGATGGATATTTTAGCAATCAACAGTCCTCAAAGTAATATTGCGCCGCCATTTTGGGTTCTAGTGATTGAAACAAAAAATAGTTCGGTGAATGTGATTGAGGGTTTACCTCAATTACTCACTTATGCTTTTAAAAGTTTAGATCAACAACCATCAGTTTGGGGTTTGGTAACTAATGGACAGCTTTATCAATTTGTTTATTTAAGACATGACAACCAGTCAACTTATGAGTTAATGCCATTATTAAATTTGAGTCAATCTCCAGATGCAATTGAGTTATTGCAAGTTTTCAAAGCCATTTGTAAGTTACCAAATTTTCAGTAA
- the acs gene encoding acetate--CoA ligase codes for MSQPTIESILQENRLFHPASEFSQNAHIKSLEDYQRLYDKAKADPQQFWADLAGTELEWFQKWDTVLDWQPPFAKWFVGGKMNISYNCLDRHLTTWRKNKAALIWEGEPGDSRTLTYAQLHREVCQFANVLKQLGVKKGDRVGIYMPMIPEAAIAMLACARIGAPHGVVFGGFSAEALRDRLIDATAKLVITADGGWRKDAIVPLKEQVDKALADGAVPSVENVLVVKRTGQETYMQLGGRDHWWHDLQKGVSADCPAEPMDSEDMLFVLYTSGSTGKPKGVVHTTAGYNLYTHITTKWIFDLQDTDVYWCTADVGWITGHSYIVYGPLSNGATTVMYEGAPRASNPGCFWDVIEKYGVNIFYTAPTAIRAFIKMGEQHPNARNLSSLRLLGSVGEPINPEAWMWYHKVIGGDRCPIVDTWWQTETGGIMITPLPGAIPTKPGSATLPFPGIIADVVDLEGNTVPNNEGGYLAVRHPWPGMMRTVYGDPERFCRTYWEHIPPKDGNYTYFAGDGARQDEDGYFWVMGRVDDVLNVSGHRLGTMEVESALVSHPAVAEAAVVGKPDELKGEEVVAFVTLEGTYQASEELSKELKLHVVKEIGAIARPGEIRFTDALPKTRSGKIMRRLLRNLAAGQEVSGDTSTLEDKSVLDKLREGS; via the coding sequence ATGTCTCAACCAACTATAGAATCAATCCTCCAAGAGAATCGCCTATTTCATCCTGCCTCGGAATTCTCGCAGAATGCCCATATCAAAAGCCTGGAAGACTATCAGCGTCTCTACGACAAAGCCAAAGCCGATCCGCAGCAATTTTGGGCAGATTTGGCTGGAACAGAATTAGAATGGTTCCAAAAATGGGATACAGTATTAGATTGGCAACCACCTTTTGCTAAGTGGTTCGTTGGCGGTAAAATGAATATTTCTTACAACTGCCTTGACAGACATCTCACTACTTGGCGCAAAAATAAGGCAGCATTGATTTGGGAAGGAGAACCAGGTGATTCGCGTACCCTCACTTACGCCCAACTGCACCGGGAAGTTTGCCAGTTTGCCAATGTGTTGAAGCAACTGGGCGTAAAAAAAGGCGATCGCGTTGGTATTTATATGCCAATGATTCCCGAAGCTGCGATCGCTATGTTAGCCTGTGCCAGAATTGGCGCACCCCACGGCGTAGTATTTGGTGGTTTTAGTGCCGAAGCTTTGCGCGATCGCTTAATTGATGCCACAGCTAAACTGGTAATCACGGCTGATGGTGGTTGGCGCAAAGATGCGATCGTTCCTCTCAAGGAACAGGTAGATAAAGCCTTAGCTGATGGTGCTGTTCCCAGCGTAGAAAATGTCCTCGTTGTCAAGCGCACCGGACAAGAAACTTATATGCAACTGGGGGGACGCGATCATTGGTGGCATGATTTGCAAAAAGGAGTATCAGCAGATTGTCCCGCCGAACCAATGGACAGCGAAGATATGCTGTTTGTTCTCTACACTTCTGGCAGCACGGGCAAACCGAAGGGCGTTGTGCATACAACTGCTGGTTATAATTTGTATACCCATATAACCACCAAGTGGATATTCGACCTCCAAGACACAGATGTATATTGGTGTACCGCCGATGTAGGTTGGATTACGGGACACAGCTACATAGTCTACGGCCCGCTTTCCAACGGTGCAACCACGGTGATGTATGAAGGTGCGCCCCGCGCTTCTAATCCTGGGTGTTTCTGGGATGTAATTGAAAAATACGGCGTTAATATTTTTTATACTGCACCTACGGCAATTCGGGCATTTATTAAGATGGGTGAACAACATCCAAATGCGCGAAATCTGTCTTCGTTGCGTTTGCTGGGAAGCGTTGGCGAACCAATTAACCCAGAAGCTTGGATGTGGTATCACAAAGTAATTGGTGGCGATCGCTGTCCAATTGTTGATACTTGGTGGCAAACGGAAACTGGCGGTATCATGATTACACCGCTACCAGGGGCAATTCCCACCAAACCCGGTTCCGCAACTCTTCCCTTCCCAGGAATTATTGCAGATGTCGTAGATTTGGAAGGAAACACCGTACCCAATAACGAAGGCGGTTATCTAGCAGTGCGTCATCCTTGGCCAGGAATGATGCGAACAGTCTACGGCGATCCAGAACGCTTCTGCCGCACCTACTGGGAACACATTCCACCCAAGGATGGTAACTATACTTACTTTGCTGGTGATGGCGCGAGGCAAGATGAAGACGGTTACTTTTGGGTAATGGGTCGTGTGGATGACGTACTGAATGTATCAGGACACCGACTCGGTACAATGGAAGTAGAATCAGCCTTAGTTTCGCATCCAGCAGTTGCAGAAGCGGCCGTAGTGGGTAAGCCAGATGAACTTAAGGGTGAAGAAGTAGTTGCTTTTGTGACTTTAGAAGGCACTTATCAGGCAAGTGAGGAACTGAGTAAAGAACTCAAACTGCACGTTGTCAAAGAAATTGGTGCGATCGCTCGTCCGGGAGAAATTCGCTTTACCGATGCTTTACCGAAAACGCGATCGGGTAAGATTATGCGGCGCTTGCTGCGGAATCTAGCCGCCGGACAAGAGGTATCTGGGGATACTTCGACATTAGAAGATAAAAGCGTGTTGGATAAATTGCGGGAAGGCTCGTAA
- a CDS encoding DUF4365 domain-containing protein, whose amino-acid sequence MRDALGQRGEAIFTVLMTEFHSHAGPIFKPQFLGDKWQYIDFIVELVGAGKSVPYFFVQVKTTREGYTKKHNRLKVKVRQENVIGLASYPAPTYIVGIDEIQEVGYMVSANGESLKSLSSLSTQFQIIRQNRELLWQEVDDFWSRYHTNQLVSKFADQDWR is encoded by the coding sequence ATGAGAGATGCACTGGGGCAAAGAGGCGAAGCAATTTTTACAGTATTAATGACGGAATTTCACTCTCATGCTGGCCCTATTTTCAAGCCGCAGTTTTTAGGAGACAAATGGCAATATATTGATTTTATTGTAGAGTTGGTAGGGGCTGGTAAATCTGTTCCTTATTTCTTTGTACAAGTGAAAACAACAAGAGAAGGTTATACTAAAAAACATAACCGATTGAAGGTGAAAGTGCGGCAAGAAAATGTAATTGGTTTAGCATCTTATCCAGCACCAACTTATATAGTAGGTATCGATGAAATTCAAGAGGTAGGTTATATGGTTTCTGCAAATGGTGAAAGTCTTAAGTCTCTGTCAAGCCTTTCTACTCAATTTCAAATTATCAGACAAAATAGAGAACTGCTATGGCAGGAAGTTGATGATTTTTGGAGCAGATACCATACTAATCAGTTAGTTTCCAAATTTGCCGATCAAGACTGGAGATAA